The following coding sequences are from one Neodiprion lecontei isolate iyNeoLeco1 chromosome 7, iyNeoLeco1.1, whole genome shotgun sequence window:
- the LOC107219081 gene encoding saccharopine dehydrogenase-like oxidoreductase has translation MAGERLDIVIFGATGFTGKYTVLHAAKLAAEKPFSWGIAGRRKEALEAVLKEFAPDQENIPIIIADVNDEESLKKMAERAKVIVNCCGPYRFYGEPVIKACIEARTHHVDVSGEPQFIERMALEYGKQAKEAGVYVVSACGFDSIPCDLGIIFLQQKFNGEVNSVETYLNSWNTKNTGGASIHYGTWESAVYGLAHANELRELRRKLYPEPLPKLKPKLESKGSIHRSAISEGWSMIFPGSDRSVALRTQRFLYEKYNQRPAQIQTYMTFKSFFTLLATAVIGAVFSLMTKFECGRTLLLKYPKLFSGGFVSHEGPAPESMNDAHFSLTFKACGWTEKLAEPTDEHKEPPNKEMITKVSGVNPGYGATCITLLFAALTILRESDKMPENGGVLSPGAAFGKTSIIEELNKHDLKFEVVSSIEK, from the exons ATGGCGGGAGAACGTTTGGACATTGTAATATTTGGAGCGACTGGTTTTACTGGAAAATATACCGTTTTACACGCAGCAAAGTTGGCTGCTGAGAAGCCGTTTTCATGGGGGATTGCTGGTAGACGcaaggaggcattggaggcaGTGCTCAAAGAATTTGCACCTGATCAAG AAAATATTCCCATCATCATTGCTGATGTGAACGATGAGGAGTCGCTGAAAAAAATGGCAGAACGCGCTAAAGTTATTGTCAATTGTTGCGGACCTTATAGATTTTACGGAGAGCCGGTTATCAAGGCTTGTATTGAGGCCAGAACGCATCACGTTGATGTCAGCGGTGAACCGCAG TTCATAGAACGGATGGCACTGGAGTATGGAAAGCAGGCGAAAGAAGCAGGGGTTTACGTAGTTAGCGCCTGTGGATTTGACAGCATTCCCTGTGACTTGGGGATtatatttttgcaacaaaaattcaatGGAGAAGTAAATAGTGTCGAAACTTACCTTAACTCCTGGAATACGAAGAACACTGGAGGTGCTTCGATCCACTACGGAACATGGGAATCTGCCGTATATGGATTGGCTCACGCTAATGAACTCCGCGAGCTCAGAAGAAAACTTTATCCCGAACCTTTACCTAAGTTGAAACCAAAACTTGAATCCAA AGGCAGCATTCATAGAAGTGCTATATCTGAAGGCTGGTCAATGATATTCCCAGGATCTGATCGATCAGTGGCGCTGCGTACTCAACGCtttttgtacgaaaaataCAACCAAAGGCCAGCACAGATCCAAACCTACATGACATTTAA gTCCTTCTTTACTTTACTCGCTACGGCTGTTATTGGTGCAGTATTTAGCCTAATGACGAAATTCGAATGCGGACGAACGCTGCTTCTTAAG TATCCAAAGTTGTTCTCTGGAGGATTTGTTAGTCACGAGGGTCCCGCACCGGAATCGATGAACGACGCTCATTTCTCTCTAACTTTTAAAGCTTGTGGCTGGACAGAAAAACTAGCTGAACCAACAGATGAGCATAAAGAGCCTCCAAATAAGGAAATGATAACCAAAGTCTCAGGCGTTAATCCTGGATATGGCGCAACCTGTATTACTCTCTTATTTGCTGCGCTGACCATTCTAAGAGAGTCTGATAAAATGCCGGAGAA CGGCGGAGTTCTTTCACCAGGCGCAGCTTTTGGCAAGACCTCAATTATCGAGGAATTGAATAAACacgatttgaaattcgaagTAGTATCATCCATTGAAAAGTAA